In Bacillus solimangrovi, a single genomic region encodes these proteins:
- a CDS encoding phosphatidylinositol-specific phospholipase C domain-containing protein — MKSALKLLRLLLVIIFLLSPVLSSNHVVTAAESNSNWMEQVSEFNSDFSKQALRDIVLPGTHDSGTATMDDSNDPRDPGPDFWDLKSITENTAAHVGKSILADWSQTQGLTIEEQLDEGIRYLDLRVAPNVWQPVLDSYQIQETNLRTLHGLYGEGVDEIIADTKAFLDENEKEIVILDFQHFYEMTETSYEYLNDLLQDTFGDLLIPPSYGVDVTLEQLWSENKRVIVLYGTDHQRYTDELDIRNLYANDFQTWIWDRKTNMQSDWANTIDVDVLKDKLDESIASASENKIFVLQGVLTPDDDLIVDAVLGGFDPFSATAVDNLHDLVRLANNEIPNWVQDEWSDANLNVVMMDWFHETDIVDIIRSINEGSVFDGPNTDNMTLIATIDSEGSPQSGQKHRSSNNFKIEDIPSNTEKLYWEITENDKSDVISFSVKEDVTILTDPIIFNSLKNGSYTEVVKNDSVYIADPKNTGGKSFTVNVYSVQ; from the coding sequence TTGAAGTCAGCTTTGAAATTATTACGATTATTACTTGTTATTATTTTTTTACTTTCACCAGTTTTGAGTTCTAATCATGTAGTGACTGCAGCAGAATCAAATTCGAATTGGATGGAACAAGTGAGTGAGTTTAATTCAGATTTTAGTAAACAGGCTTTGCGTGATATTGTTTTACCAGGTACACATGATTCTGGTACTGCAACGATGGATGATTCGAATGATCCAAGAGACCCTGGTCCTGATTTTTGGGACTTAAAGAGTATAACGGAAAATACAGCTGCACACGTTGGAAAGTCGATTCTAGCGGATTGGTCACAAACACAAGGTTTAACGATTGAAGAACAACTAGATGAAGGAATTCGTTATCTTGATTTACGTGTTGCGCCGAATGTATGGCAACCAGTGTTAGATAGTTATCAAATTCAAGAAACAAATTTACGTACTCTTCATGGCTTGTATGGTGAAGGTGTAGATGAAATTATTGCTGATACGAAAGCATTTTTGGATGAGAATGAAAAAGAAATTGTTATTTTAGATTTTCAACATTTTTATGAGATGACAGAAACAAGCTATGAATATCTAAATGATTTACTGCAAGATACATTCGGTGATTTATTAATTCCTCCTTCGTATGGTGTAGATGTTACACTAGAGCAGTTATGGAGTGAGAATAAAAGAGTTATTGTTCTATATGGTACAGATCACCAACGTTATACAGATGAGTTAGATATACGAAATCTGTATGCTAATGATTTCCAAACATGGATATGGGATCGGAAAACGAATATGCAATCAGATTGGGCTAATACGATAGACGTCGATGTGTTAAAGGACAAGCTAGATGAAAGTATTGCGTCTGCGAGTGAAAATAAAATCTTTGTCCTTCAAGGTGTATTAACGCCTGATGATGATCTCATTGTTGATGCTGTTTTAGGTGGATTTGATCCATTCTCAGCTACAGCTGTAGATAATCTACATGATTTGGTCAGACTTGCAAACAATGAAATTCCGAATTGGGTTCAAGATGAATGGTCTGATGCGAATCTAAATGTTGTTATGATGGATTGGTTCCACGAAACTGATATCGTTGACATAATTAGAAGTATTAACGAAGGCAGTGTATTTGATGGGCCAAACACAGACAATATGACATTAATTGCTACGATTGACTCAGAAGGTTCTCCACAATCAGGACAGAAGCATCGTTCCAGTAACAATTTCAAAATAGAAGACATCCCTTCAAATACAGAAAAACTCTATTGGGAAATTACTGAAAATGACAAAAGTGATGTAATTAGCTTTAGTGTGAAAGAGGATGTAACGATTTTAACAGATCCAATTATCTTTAATTCATTAAAAAATGGTTCATATACGGAAGTAGTTAAGAATGATTCAGTGTATATTGCAGATCCGAAGAATACTGGTGGAAAATCGTTTACCGTAAATGTTTATAGCGTGCAATAA
- a CDS encoding ester cyclase → MENLTRNQAREIIQPFYNLFCEDKRDWEKGFAVLDNNWKGYFTNNEWRGKRETREFLQEFFEHIPDIQVRIIEVLADGNSIAVRSELKGTPKSDFLVPYSGRSFSIMTLDIHRVRNGKIIELFHCEDWETAAHQLSGEG, encoded by the coding sequence ATGGAGAATTTAACACGTAATCAAGCTAGAGAGATTATTCAACCGTTTTATAATCTGTTCTGTGAAGATAAAAGAGATTGGGAAAAGGGTTTTGCCGTTTTAGATAATAATTGGAAAGGTTATTTCACGAACAATGAATGGAGAGGGAAGAGGGAGACTCGCGAGTTTTTACAAGAGTTTTTTGAGCATATTCCAGATATTCAAGTTCGTATTATTGAAGTTCTTGCAGATGGTAATTCCATTGCTGTTAGAAGTGAACTAAAGGGTACACCAAAATCAGATTTTCTAGTTCCGTATTCTGGTCGTTCTTTCTCTATCATGACTCTTGATATACATAGGGTTAGAAACGGAAAAATTATTGAATTGTTTCATTGTGAAGATTGGGAAACAGCAGCCCATCAATTAAGTGGTGAAGGATGA
- a CDS encoding DJ-1/PfpI family protein produces the protein MRLKNKKIGILIESDYFEEEIFYYQFRFPEEGAELHFLTRLWGQDELQFHGHEYKAPIQCNESFEEMSDEELNSYDAIIIPSGIVADRLRYSEDVTQIPPASQFMKRAFENENIIKGIICHGMWLMSPISDVIRGRRVTVHNNLISDARQYGLEYCNEDIVVDGDLVTGRTGGHCNLFAAKIIEILESK, from the coding sequence ATGAGACTGAAAAATAAGAAAATTGGAATTTTGATTGAAAGTGATTATTTCGAGGAAGAAATCTTTTACTATCAGTTTCGGTTTCCTGAAGAAGGAGCAGAGCTTCATTTCTTAACGAGGCTTTGGGGGCAAGATGAGCTTCAGTTTCATGGACATGAATACAAAGCTCCTATTCAATGTAATGAGAGCTTTGAGGAAATGAGTGATGAAGAGCTTAATTCCTATGATGCGATTATCATCCCTTCAGGAATCGTTGCTGACCGTTTACGTTATTCGGAGGATGTTACACAAATTCCACCAGCATCACAGTTTATGAAGCGAGCATTTGAAAACGAGAATATTATAAAAGGGATCATCTGTCATGGTATGTGGCTTATGTCACCCATTTCCGATGTCATTCGTGGTCGACGAGTAACTGTTCATAATAATTTGATTTCCGATGCGAGGCAATACGGACTGGAATATTGTAATGAGGATATTGTTGTAGATGGTGACCTTGTTACTGGACGTACAGGTGGGCATTGTAATCTCTTTGCCGCAAAAATTATTGAGATTTTAGAATCTAAGTGA
- a CDS encoding ankyrin repeat domain-containing protein — MLKMNQRETVVRFLHSLQTEQGGFKNTLHDPGLPQPSLSVIKALDFFGHTPHRPDDLFTYITSLYDKATGGFLDPSTGKPSVFSTAIGLLILHGIGAKGFLNDSVMRALAFMSEHATSCEEHFMLIGVIDECKVPFHPTSSILFFRQMEEEDGSFGNSVLYNAIAASALLRIKQPLKNPKTVKSLLLSGQVASGGFANEEGKADLWTTYCVMRALDLLQVRPQITSLTNWIMEMCDGHAFALPNQAANANTTYQCVSILNWICEPVLHAAKCGDVTMMRQWLEAGGDPDITDLQGWTPLMAASVRGQAEIVKLLLSDDNPNAKKADCTRRLDSADASAIFWAGQSGEIETVKLLLRDTPEQIYDISLVNGHNILLQAAFFGSEKHLTLAKWLLEDIGKILSIPKENIEEIEQARLKLTTATNVRGYNGLTMSKLWGNKEMEALFTKYDKSTEQERASYLEKLLTDISIPTTVEESQLKQQLTDRLIHEITNSFKMLNDETADDIEAVKQHLLERMNEILAHPEFDMNCLGGPLSETPIIAAITGVDTSKDIADFRLNVVTMLLEHGADPDIPEKHPMAVDAVIRAAVLNHFPILKKILKYMKSLAFQAALNEKPSINGQTALQDTVHRALTASEDTLQSHLEQIIWCISKGARYDIEDHTGTSPEKLARKALQDSVYKSRALDVMEALGIKNLSLL, encoded by the coding sequence ATGCTAAAAATGAATCAACGGGAAACAGTAGTTAGATTTTTGCACAGTCTGCAAACAGAACAAGGTGGTTTCAAGAATACTTTACATGACCCTGGTTTACCTCAGCCAAGCCTTAGTGTCATCAAAGCGCTAGACTTTTTCGGACATACACCACATCGACCAGATGATCTTTTTACGTATATAACCTCGTTATACGACAAAGCGACAGGAGGTTTCCTAGATCCATCGACTGGGAAACCTAGCGTTTTTAGTACAGCTATTGGACTACTTATTCTTCATGGGATTGGAGCCAAAGGTTTTTTAAACGATAGTGTCATGAGAGCATTAGCGTTCATGAGTGAACATGCGACTAGTTGCGAGGAGCATTTTATGCTGATCGGTGTAATTGATGAGTGTAAAGTTCCATTTCATCCAACATCGTCTATCCTTTTCTTCCGCCAAATGGAAGAGGAGGATGGTTCATTCGGTAACTCAGTCTTATACAATGCGATAGCTGCAAGTGCATTGTTACGTATAAAGCAACCATTGAAAAATCCAAAAACAGTTAAAAGCTTGCTCTTATCGGGACAAGTAGCAAGCGGTGGATTTGCAAATGAAGAAGGTAAAGCTGATCTTTGGACGACGTATTGTGTCATGAGAGCTTTAGATCTATTACAAGTTCGCCCTCAAATCACAAGCTTAACGAATTGGATTATGGAAATGTGTGATGGTCATGCTTTTGCATTGCCTAATCAAGCTGCAAATGCGAACACAACATATCAATGTGTGAGTATTTTAAATTGGATTTGTGAACCTGTTCTTCATGCAGCAAAGTGTGGAGACGTAACAATGATGAGACAGTGGCTTGAAGCTGGGGGAGATCCAGATATAACCGACTTGCAAGGATGGACTCCGTTAATGGCGGCATCGGTTCGTGGGCAAGCAGAGATAGTGAAGCTGCTGTTATCTGATGATAATCCTAATGCGAAAAAAGCAGATTGTACACGACGATTGGATTCAGCGGATGCATCGGCAATATTTTGGGCTGGTCAGTCAGGAGAAATAGAAACTGTGAAACTTCTTTTAAGGGATACACCTGAACAAATCTATGATATTAGTCTGGTTAACGGTCACAACATCTTGTTGCAGGCGGCTTTTTTCGGTTCAGAAAAGCACTTAACTCTTGCTAAGTGGTTACTTGAAGATATTGGCAAAATTTTGTCTATTCCGAAAGAGAATATAGAAGAAATAGAACAAGCACGACTTAAGTTAACGACAGCAACGAATGTGAGAGGTTATAACGGATTAACGATGTCTAAGCTATGGGGCAATAAAGAAATGGAAGCCCTTTTTACAAAATACGATAAGAGCACAGAACAAGAACGTGCCAGTTATTTAGAAAAGCTGCTCACTGACATTTCGATTCCAACAACTGTTGAAGAAAGCCAATTAAAACAGCAATTAACCGATCGCTTGATTCATGAGATAACGAATAGCTTCAAAATGTTGAACGATGAAACGGCAGATGATATTGAAGCAGTGAAGCAACATTTGTTAGAACGTATGAATGAAATACTCGCCCATCCTGAATTTGATATGAACTGTTTAGGTGGACCGTTAAGTGAAACTCCCATTATTGCTGCGATTACAGGTGTTGATACGTCAAAGGATATAGCTGATTTTAGATTGAACGTTGTCACGATGTTATTGGAACACGGAGCAGATCCAGATATTCCAGAGAAACATCCGATGGCTGTTGATGCCGTTATTCGTGCTGCTGTTCTTAATCATTTTCCTATTCTTAAGAAAATATTGAAGTATATGAAGTCACTTGCTTTTCAAGCTGCTTTGAATGAAAAACCGTCTATTAACGGTCAAACCGCTCTACAAGATACGGTTCACCGTGCATTAACTGCTTCAGAAGATACATTACAAAGTCATTTAGAGCAAATAATATGGTGTATCTCGAAGGGTGCTAGGTATGATATTGAAGACCATACGGGTACATCTCCTGAAAAACTAGCAAGAAAAGCATTGCAGGATTCTGTATATAAGAGTAGAGCGTTAGATGTGATGGAAGCGTTAGGGATAAAAAATCTTTCTTTACTCTAA
- a CDS encoding type 1 glutamine amidotransferase domain-containing protein produces MTKKVLIALSEHGFWVEELMLPLKHLQNAGFEVDFVTPTGQLPFPDGASLDSTYVDPPLGRTVTSSALAEIGERQDWGVLFADRMNLKDWFPVRPYLSADNYIGHLEMYYEQRAKAWENLGDYDALLLVGGSGPIVDMVNNQRIHDLILGFYYADKPIAAECYTVTCLAFARELDSRKSIIAGKHVTGHTMEYDYTDGWSIVANGDYLNFGAPPFSLEYILRDSVGQNGQFHGNVGRKTSVILDYPFLTSRSVASSDLCGKVLVECLTEGVRKYGWK; encoded by the coding sequence ATGACAAAAAAAGTGTTAATTGCATTATCAGAGCATGGTTTTTGGGTAGAGGAGTTAATGCTTCCTTTAAAACATTTACAAAATGCTGGATTTGAAGTGGACTTTGTGACACCTACTGGTCAATTACCTTTTCCAGATGGAGCGAGTCTAGATAGTACGTATGTTGACCCCCCACTTGGTCGCACCGTGACAAGCTCAGCATTAGCAGAGATAGGTGAAAGACAAGATTGGGGTGTCTTGTTTGCAGATCGCATGAATCTTAAAGATTGGTTTCCTGTTAGACCATATTTAAGTGCAGACAATTATATCGGACATTTAGAAATGTATTATGAGCAACGAGCGAAAGCGTGGGAGAATCTGGGTGATTATGATGCCTTATTATTAGTTGGTGGAAGTGGTCCAATTGTAGATATGGTGAACAATCAGCGTATTCACGATTTAATTCTAGGATTCTATTATGCTGATAAACCTATTGCAGCTGAATGTTATACAGTAACATGTTTAGCTTTTGCAAGAGAGTTAGACTCCCGTAAGAGCATCATTGCAGGTAAGCATGTAACAGGACATACGATGGAATACGATTATACGGATGGTTGGTCAATTGTAGCAAATGGCGATTACTTGAACTTTGGTGCTCCACCTTTTTCGCTTGAGTATATCCTTAGGGACTCAGTAGGCCAGAACGGACAATTTCATGGTAATGTCGGGCGAAAAACATCTGTTATTTTAGATTATCCATTCCTAACGAGCCGATCAGTTGCTTCGTCTGATTTATGTGGAAAAGTCCTAGTAGAATGCTTAACAGAAGGCGTTCGAAAGTATGGTTGGAAATAA